CAGAAAAAAGGGGGCTGAATTTCTGCAATCTGTCCAGGGTGCATAAATAagtctaattttatatttcattataTCAAATAGAAGGCTTTTGATTCTTTACACAcatatttaattgattttatgttttctttttgtatataatttttaactaCTTTAAAATGGCAGAGTTTGAGGAAAATcatgtaattattgaattatatgattttttatggCATAAGACTGCTGGGCTAGTGGGTGAGATCGTTGATAAGTGGGCTGGTGATATAGACAACTTGGTACGCTTGATTACTCTTTACTTTTTGTATACAGCAAAGTCCAATTCAAATTTTTGACTCAGTCCTAGGATTTTTCAATGCCAatgttcttttatttctttttaagagTATTAAGTCTATTACTCTAATATAATTACATACCTTGTTTAGTTGTAGTGTATAGTGAATAGCCAAAAGCAGTGTAAATTTTCAGTATCAAACCTATTTTCAGTATCAAACCTCTAAGGCTAAGAGTGGTTTACTTAGAAGATAAGGGCTGAGAGTGGTTTACTCAAAAGTAAAAGTATTCTTTTAGTGTGATATTTGTTTTGTGAGAAAGTGTTAATTAAGAGCCCGACATTGGAAAGATGAAAGAAGATGCTATACTTCTTCCTTCATAAATGCCATAATCTATCTATGTAGTTTTAAACATTGAATATTtaggctaattttatttttgtagctTAGCTTTGTTAGTTCAATGTTGGATTTTTTCCTCGACCTAGATGGTCAGGGCTCTTTGTTAAATTTTGGGGctgttaatttgattagttactcccttaaataaaaagaagtaatgcatgtatggtttatattttttatttggaggTGGGGGATAATgcctttttattaaaaaaccaTCATAACTACTCcttcccattttcttttttcacaatatgGAACCATTAACtcctctctcttattttttcctttccacATTATGGGACCATATACTTGGCAAAAGTTGATCATTAATTCTTGGTTTGGAGTTATTTTCATTTAACCAACCACATAAAGTGATAATTGATGTTTAGTTTTAATTGCATGGCTTTTTAAATGAATTAGTCGTAGACTCACGCAATGCGTGGGAATATTATTAAATGTTATTTTGTGGTTAAACTTaattatttgaaagaaaaaagtttataataaaaatttgttaaggATCATTTTATGAATCGTCTAAAGAAAATTCTTACCACATAAATCAGTAAACTaccattaataaaaaataataataaaaaagcccaaaaatatataacataatttatcaaattattcaaacaaaattttgtgaAGAAATCATTTAAATCAgctatcaaatatatatatgacataCGCTAAAAACTTCATAATTAAATATAGTGTAGAGTAAATATGGcttttacaaaaacaatgaattcAAATTGACatattaagaataataataataaaaagtagaaaaataaaaaggaagagaaacCTTAGTGTAATTTTTTGTGCAATTGAATATTTCTCTCTTGTTATGGTTTGTTCATGTGcatgtgagtgtgtgtgtgtatatatatatatagagagagagagagagtaatcatTATTTGAATGATTATTGTGATTTGCtgataataattaattaaaaaaaaacaatagaaacCTAAAAcgtatttttttcctaataaaatagAGGAGCCTAATTTGTTGTCATTTAAAGTTGTAGGGGCGGGTTTTGGATTCTAGGCCCAAAAGGTAAATGGATTAAGGTCCAAAGAGCCCAATATAATGAATATGTAGAAAGTGGACTAAAAACTAGGCTTCAATGAATGGGACAACGCCAACAATGGGCTTaagattgaaataaaacaaaggaaaacagGTTTTGTGTGAAGAAATCCTTCCTCGGCAAAGTCCGAGGAGAGTAATATTGGAGTATATTCTTCTTAAACTTGATTACAATTTCAATTCTTTGTATTACAGTATTTCTCCAATTTTTCAGATGAACCCCCTCATCCCTGGAGGATCTCTCACACTATATGGCCTCCTTTTTCTcatcttggccctccatttgttgatcatatAGGCCACTACTCGAGtgtttgtcccatcagacgTCCTCTCAAGTCTTCTGTGATTTGCAGAAACCGagacagcactgttcaggggtcttctccacataaatgcggcaaGGGTGTTTGATGagatgcattaaatgtggtggcaACTACTATCCCTCCAATCACGTCTGGGCTAACCCCTTCTCTGAAGCTCTTCCTTTATAGTGTGGCTCCCTCTTGTAATGTGCCATTGACGTGGCCATGGCCCGCTTTTCCGGCCTTACCATCTGAGTGTATGGATTTCTCGAAACTGTATTGGCCTCCTTGGCCTTGGGTATGACACGTGGcatgatttcttttttaaatttgtgtacCTCAcaaaagtaattaaaacaatAGAGAATATATGAGACATTTTTATTATCTAGAAGCAAACATAGAGTTATTCTTATAGCATTTGATGACTTTTATATTCAGGAAACTCATTTAGAGAAGactttgatttattattattattattagagtcACAATTTTTAGATAGTTTATTCTGTTTTGGCAAAGATGACGTAGTAATGAAAATGAAGATTAATTATAGTATAAGTATATTATATATCTTGTCATTTTTTGGTATGATGCATCCTAATATGAAGTATTCATTATGCAAATTATTGTTCTTTATATCAACTTCAAAAATCTAGGtggtaattgaaaaaaaaaaaaaaaaaaaaaaacccacaattgctagaacatttaaatttttttattattaaatattagtttttttttttttttttttttttttcattggaacTGATCAATGAAGAATTTGGACTCTTATCATTGCctaaatttcattttactatCACCATTGCTGCAATAAATCCAATGAAACACACCCATTTATGAATGAAGTTTACTAATATAATAGTATTCTTAAATAttcattcttcctttttttttttccctacatgAACATggccatcttttttttttttttttttaatccttcttTTAGTCATCTTATCAAACACATGGAAATATAGAACTGCAAATATTTGGATTACCTTCAGCATTGAAGTAGAGAGCAAACCACTTTCTTCGCAGCATTTCATTgtaaaagagacaaaaaaaagaaaaaaaagaaaaaaaaaagcgcacacacacacacaacactgcaatatataaaatatacttGACATACCATATTGTTTGAAGGAACAACATGATATTCCCATTTAAGAATATAGGCTTGTAGTTCTGAAAGGAGCTTTATACTTGCAGGAGTTAAATCCAAAACCATTCCCTTTTTGGTTAAGAGAAATCGATGATGTCTAATGGTTTATATATCTTCTATTCGATTTATCTTTCTGATTTTATAGGGCAGTGGCAATTGAATATTATGAACTAGTTGGATTCAATGAGAAGAGTAAGAGGCAATAAAGGAGGAGATGGAGAGTTTGAGGCATTAAAGAGCTTACATGGGAAGTTTAAAATAGTGGAGATAGAAAGTCATAGGTGTTATGGAAGCTGAAGTGAAAACTGTAAAAGTGTTATGGAAGTTGAAGCGAAAACCgcaaaaaacattaaaagacaaatagaaaaagaatggaaataaagtacaattttttattaatgaaaataaaataatgacatggcTACTAATGTGGCTCAACTAGAGCGtaataacaataaatgctacgtttcagtttttagatatatatatagattatgtgACTCGTTTAAATAATATGcattgctagttttataaaccACAATGTAGTAGGATGGAAGAGAGAGCTCCAACCTAGCTTGgatctaaattttgtccttttcaGGTTTAAAGAATTTCAGTCCAAAATTCGGCTCATCATAGTCATCTAAACTCAGATAAGTTTTCATGAAAGAACAACGTAATATGTTTCATTTAACATATGAGGACGGCACAATATTGTCCCCCAGAGCAGTGCTCTATTCTCTTAAAGTTCCCACAAACAAGACACTAACAAAATGCCCTACagctaaaacaaaaaagataaaatcaaTATACCTTACAGCAACAATAGACTGAGAGTGAGAAGGTTACAACTAGTTTTAACAACTTCTCTTCTTTCTATAGTTGTATTACTGATGCAATATATTTATCTTCCTCGGCAGATAATGTTTCTTCAGGTGAGCTACTAGAATTTGTTTGATCTCAAGTACACCCAAAGACCATAGCAGACATAGTGAGGACCCTTTCTAAGCCTTTGGTTGGCTGCAAATTGATGGACGAGCTACTAGCATTCATTTGATCTCAAGTACATTTAGACACCTTGGCAGACACAGTAACTGGACCCTTTTGAAACCTTTGGTTGGCTGCATATTGATGAATTACATCTTGAATTCCCTCAAATGCGACTAGGAACTCTGCTGCTTCAGTTTGGCTCAACACCTTCTTCACTACCAACTCAAGTGCCTTGAACCTATCATGTAATATACATATTAAACTGTCAAGATACTGCGACATTTAAGGTAGTCGTATAAATGAACCATAAGCGGatacaaaatgtgaaaaacaacagaaaaacaaagaaataagcCTAATATAGCAGAGATGTAAAATGGTGTCTTTCACATACATTTTACTTGACCAGATACTTTAGTGACATTACTTGCACATATCAAGTAGTTGTTATAGCTACATTATCAGTAATACTAATATATACATTAGCAAAGGGTTGGGGACATGGACCTGAGGTTTTGGGCCTTAGTGATGACATGTTCGATCTTCTTGAACTCAGAGTGAATACATCCCAAGGCAGAACCACTTGATGAGTTGTTAATTGGGTTGAAGGGAATGTGTAGGATACATGTAGCTTGAATCTCAGCCATTTCCTCATCAAGTATTGCCTCCTCAATGTGCATCTCATGTATAAGCTGGGATAGGAGTTGTTTATTTCCCATTGAGTCTGATTCTGATAAGTAGGAGGTCAATGATAATGATGAACAGGCCAGGCCACGGACAAGGTTAAGCATGGCTGAGGGCCGCCAATCGCCAAGCCAAGTTAGGGAGGCCAACTCCTGGGGTGGCCATTTCGGCATGAGGAGTCGAGCAACATCTTTAAGCTGGGTAGGTACCATGGCTCGGCAGTAATGGGCATGGAACCTATTAAGTTGTTCTTCAATTAGCTCCTCAAGTTCCCACCTCACCTTGAGCTGCTTCTCTAGCTTTGCTGCTCTGTTCTTTTGCTCTTGCCTCCACAGACTTTGGTTCTCCAAGAGTAACTCCTCACCTGATAATCTCATTAATGGTCAGCATCAAAGGAAATTGGTTGGGCCCAGCCTAACATAAAAGAATCCCGTTCCATACAAGAGAAGGTAATTTTAACCATCTAAGTTACTAAATTACTTTAAGGACATTCAACTTTTCATTGATGATAGGCCTGGGACCTTAAATCTAAAGGATCCTTACTGATAGGCCTGAAGGACCCAGTTTGATCCTTCAAAGAGAAACTCTCTCAATTAATATTAAGAAATCAATCacatttcataaataatttaaaagcaTTGGGGCTCAAAGGCATGATTAGTCTCAATCTTTGAAACTAAGGTACCCAAATATTGATTTAACCTGATGTTCCACAGTATTTTGATTGTACTCTGAGCACCATTTCTGATCACAATTCTAAAAGTGCATGCTATTTCACAAGGTAAAACACATTTATTCAAGGCTTCAATAGCGTTAGTCTGACCCCTTTTGTATTATCAGACAAGAGATGCTGCTGCACAGCAACTAGACACAACTGAACAAATTGACATATGTCTATCCTGTCCAACTAAATTTGCAATTAAACCTAATGAAAGAAATCTCAGACCACAGTTTGTCTTACTAGATACATGCTTGAAGCAAGTATAAGAATAAATGATCTGTTTGCATTGGGTATAATACTCATTTCATGAAATCCTTTAGACCTGAACTTACTggttctattaaaaaaaaaaaagggcttccTTACATATCGTTTTCACCATTTATCTCTTAGGTTTCCTTCATCTTTTCCAAGACCCAGATAAGCTTAGTCAAATTCCCAAGTCAAAAAGTTCCAAATACCAAATAGCTTAACTAAAATGAACAAGTTACCACTACATGGCTTGTAGAGATCCACAAAGCTCTGAACAGCTTTCTGGGCTGTCTAGAAAAATTACCATATATGGCCAAGAAATTATACTGGTCTATATTATCCAGCAAAAGAATGAATCTTACTAATTTTCTCATACTGAAATTATAGAAAAGCATATGGGACTTTTACCTCCAAAGAGTAATCTTCAAATATTCAAACTAGAGAATGACAAATTTGGGACTTACCTCGTTTGGCTGTTTGATTCTTATGGAGGGCTAAGCACTGGAATTTCTCTGATATACCATCAATTTCATCACCACATTCTTCTATAACGAATTTCCTTGCCattccttcctcttcttctctttcttcagGTAATTCTAACACTTCATATCCACTCTCATCACCAATATCACTGGAAAATATTTCCCTTTGATTAGGAACATAAATGAAATATGTGATTCAAAAATCAAAGGGTTCGTTTTTCTCCTTTAGTTTTCTTGGAAAACTAAGGACCAAAGTTTATTAGAGTCAAAGCCCATTTATCTACTTCTCATCAAGAAAAGGATAAAGAAAGCATGGGACTTAAAAATCAATTGGAATGGttgaaattttgatataaaaatcCCACATTTTCTTTGGTTTACACTAACAACTTTCTCAGAAACCAACCAGAGTAAAGCTAAGAACTTGCATAATTTAGTCTTcctacaagaaaagaaaagacaatttGCATATCCCATATTTCCTTTTCTGTTCTTTCTCGAGAACCATGCAGGAAAAGTTTATTGCATGCATTGAAAGTTCATTCTAGCAAAAGGAATGACGAAGACACAATAGCAaaagaaacacaacaaaaaagaacaaacaaaagtTGCAGTCTTTGAAGGAGTTGGAGCTTACAAGAGGGGTTGAGATGGCGCtcttttcattgttttctttcttttctctcaactCTGGCTGTTTTTCTTAAAGTTTCTCTCTGTTCTTCTCGTCTGGGAAAGTGAACcatgaaaacaagaaatgaagaaaaaatttctcaaagaGCGAGGTATTTACggttcattattattattatactctTGACGAGAGTCGGgtatatgttttttctttttttattattaaaaaaaaaaacttatttcagTTAATtgtttacaatttttaaaaacttcagtgtgtgtatatatatttaatttgagaGATGTccgatttattttttaaactaaataatccaattaaaataagttgtttgatttaatgaatttaGACTATAATGAACGAGAAAGTCTAgagataaaaaatttgacattttctatTGTGGCAGACCGTTAgaggaaagtaaaaaaaagttagtgaGAAGATCAGATGAAAATTAGTAAAAGCTTAAACGTGAAAAATGTTGTCAGATGTTTTGTGTATACCTTACTTATAATGAATCTTATCCGGATTGTAGAGGCCGAGTTTATCAATAATTGAGAAAACTGAATACCACTCAATGCCCCAGACCCAATTGAATGACACTCGATCTGATTGCAACATTCATATAATAGAATTTGAAGTTTTATAATAGAAGCCAAAAATTTTCATTGTCATATGCCTCTGTACTTCCCCACGCAAACAATCTTTTTAACTGCACAGAATTCAATTCAACATACTGTTTCATTTTTGCAATGTAAAGCACCAgaaatttgagtttgaattCTTGTTTCCTTTCCATATGATTATATTGTCATCTGATTAGCAGACTTCAAGTAACACCGAAAGTAAAATGGTTACTTTGATATTCCAAATCTGACGTTGAGGTGCTTTCGTGTACAAGCTGAACCAATGCATCAAGTTTGCATGAATGCTAAATACAACACATTCAGAAACTATAATATGGTTCGAGTTccaaatcaaatcatttcactctctcacactttATTATTCTTATATCAGCAATCCCAATTCTCATTTTATCTCTCATCgggcttttttatttatttttttcatttgttttttcattttgctagtaaaagaaaatagtaaaactttatgtaattttgtattttttttcctttgacgTCGATATATTCAACTCCTCTtttcattagattttttataatttaagtttctttaaaaaaaaattcttagagcCACCACTAATAATCTTGTCTCTATAAGAACTTAAAAGAAGAGCCTGCCAAATTTAATGAATCTATACATTTCTACAACAGTGTGAAGCAAGGCATTTCTTATCATCATTGAATAGATTATCTACAGAAAAGGCATACAATGACAAATAAATATCTTTTCCtgcatatacatacataaaGCAATCTTCTTCTAACTATAAACAGACTATTTTTACTTCACTGGCAACACTAAATTAAGAAGATGTAGTCCCAGTTCGTGCACTGAACCCATCACTCTaaaagcatttcattttgttcaCTTCTCTGCTTGCAGACATCCATAACAAATTACCGAGCAGCAGTAGTGGGAACACCTTCTTTAAAGAGAATATTTGCAACTGGTGGTGGAAGCCAACCAGCATTTCCACCAGTCTGGCCATCCTGACTATTACCATCACGCCGCTTCAAATTTCTTGGACATTTCTTCAGCCTTGCACCTATGTTTTGTCCAACAAATAAGCCAAGCTTCATCGCtgtaaataaactaaatgcTATTGCAAGTGGCCTCACAGCCCAATGAAAATCCTCAACATGTTGATACTTCTGCACCACCCCTGGACAAGTATCAAACGAAACTTTTTCCACTTCAGTTGGGTCTGCCAAGAAGATATTAGATTCTTCTCCAAACACCAACCTCCCAGGGAAACTTGCAACAAGACAGCCATTTGGAAGGACTTGTGAGATCTTCCCAGTAGCCCAAGCATCTCCATTCTTACGAGGCCACTCAAACCGGGGACTTAACACATTTGCCTTCAGCCGCACAAACTGCCCAACATAATAACCTTCAGTCTTTTCAAGTTCAGATGAGTTACCTCTCCAGAGACTCTCTAGGCCTATGAATCCAACTGCTGTGCTCCCATCACGCTGTATGGAGTGAAGAATTCCCACAGAGGAGTGCTTGTCGTTTTCCTCTTTCAAACGCACCCAATCCCCTATTGCCAAGCCAGATGTCACCCTCTCAATTGTTGAAACCTGTACTCTTAGAGGGTTGTGCATGCCAGATACCTTCACCAGAACAAAACGTTCTCTATCATTGTCATCCTCCAAACCTACCACCTTTCCTTTAGGAATATCCATGGTTTGTGATTTACATGCATTGAATGGCTTTCTTGAACGGACTATGTCACCCACTTCAAGACGATCCTTTGACAGATACCATGCACTAAAACCACCATCACTTAATCTATCAGTAAGTTTCCTGCTTCTTAAACCAAGAGACTCGCCATCACTGTTAAGAGCATTCAGTGAGCTGCAAATTAGGTTGCAAATAGTCAGTACACAACCAAAAAGGGTAAGAGATGCAAGTTGACTAAAGATAGAGCTCTGGCATTCTAATGCTAGCTTCCTATTAATGAAACAAATATTATGTATCATGAGGGAGGTCAGAAGTCATTCTGAAAATTCATGACCCCGAAATGGGGGGGACATATTTATTTGTCATCAGATACAATGCAGGTGAGAGATCAATAATTctatggaaaagaaaatgaatccTACAACAAGGATCCTTTTGCAAAATAACTCTGTAATTAAATGTGATTCCAATATAACATACTTAATCAAAAGTCTCTCTCAAATAATCTGTCTCCACACTCAAGTGAAAAGACTCTTAGCTAGACTGTTAGTGAGAAGTGTGGGTAAAAAGTCATGGATATCGTACAGTACACCTAAAGAAATTAGCCGCTAATTTCAAAAGGAATGCACCAATCTTGATGAAATGGATccagtaatatatatatatatatatatatatgtatgtatgtatgtatgtatgtatgtatacacacacacacacacccaataAATACCTTTTAAATGCATGTATGATATCTGTCATTAAAGGCCGATTCCGGAAATCATATTCGAAGCAACCATTGATAATATTCTCAACAGCAAAAGGAAACCCACTTGGAATATTTGGTTTTTCTTGCTTGACCACAACTGAGTGATATATTTCTTCAGTTGACTTCCCA
This genomic stretch from Quercus lobata isolate SW786 chromosome 3, ValleyOak3.0 Primary Assembly, whole genome shotgun sequence harbors:
- the LOC115982276 gene encoding transcription factor TGA3-like, whose amino-acid sequence is MKRAPSQPLFDIGDESGYEVLELPEEREEEEGMARKFVIEECGDEIDGISEKFQCLALHKNQTAKRGEELLLENQSLWRQEQKNRAAKLEKQLKVRWELEELIEEQLNRFHAHYCRAMVPTQLKDVARLLMPKWPPQELASLTWLGDWRPSAMLNLVRGLACSSLSLTSYLSESDSMGNKQLLSQLIHEMHIEEAILDEEMAEIQATCILHIPFNPINNSSSGSALGCIHSEFKKIEHVITKAQNLRFKALELVVKKVLSQTEAAEFLVAFEGIQDVIHQYAANQRFQKGPVTVSAKVSKCT
- the LOC115982089 gene encoding E3 ubiquitin-protein ligase KEG-like — its product is MTEQIGTAKPAVFFEYELFEGDPDHLRTVKATPTQTDPWIDPSSLKLKHRIGRGPFGDVWLATHHQLGHDFEEHHEVAVKMLHPLKEGHTQNILDKFEELFLKFRGLQCVCWLHGISIINGQICIAMILHEGSVGDRMAWLKGGKLQLQDVLRYGIELAKGILELHSIGTLVLNLKPSNFLLNKQDQLILGDFGIPYLLFGIPLSNSDMALRLGTPNYMAPEQWEPEIRGPISFETDSWGFGCSILEMLTGVQPWFGKSTEEIYHSVVVKQEKPNIPSGFPFAVENIINGCFEYDFRNRPLMTDIIHAFKSSLNALNSDGESLGLRSRKLTDRLSDGGFSAWYLSKDRLEVGDIVRSRKPFNACKSQTMDIPKGKVVGLEDDNDRERFVLVKVSGMHNPLRVQVSTIERVTSGLAIGDWVRLKEENDKHSSVGILHSIQRDGSTAVGFIGLESLWRGNSSELEKTEGYYVGQFVRLKANVLSPRFEWPRKNGDAWATGKISQVLPNGCLVASFPGRLVFGEESNIFLADPTEVEKVSFDTCPGVVQKYQHVEDFHWAVRPLAIAFSLFTAMKLGLFVGQNIGARLKKCPRNLKRRDGNSQDGQTGGNAGWLPPPVANILFKEGVPTTAAR